From a region of the Lactuca sativa cultivar Salinas chromosome 4, Lsat_Salinas_v11, whole genome shotgun sequence genome:
- the LOC111896479 gene encoding putative B3 domain-containing protein At3g24850, with product MNGFERKKRKSTPTVERNKKVEIVKNHITQELEEFITNELEGTEAKVVIQKTLFSSDLRKNQNRLSMPMKQLKPDEFLRKNEKEDFENGMELEVGLLGPRLEMHANPMMLKMWHMKKTKNYVLKTNWNEFVMANEKDFKNKENTEIQVWSFRRKEKLCFAITFLEKDVEGQNDAT from the coding sequence ATGaacggatttgaaaggaaaaagcgGAAAAGTACTCCAACAGTAGAGAGGAACAAAAAGGTGGAGATTGTGAAGAACCATATAACCCAGGAGTTGGAAGAGTTCATTACGAATGAGCTGGAGGGGACAGAAGCGAAGGTGGTGATCCAGAAAACCTTGTTCTCAAGTGATCTGAGAAAAAACCAGAACAGGTTGAGTATGCCCATGAAACAACTGAAACCGGATGAGTTCTTGAGGAAAAATGAGAAAGAAGATTTTGAGAATGGAATGGAATTGGAGGTGGGATTGTTGGGGCCAAGATTAGAGATGCATGCGAATCCGATGATGTTGAAGATGTGGCATATGAAGAAGACCAAAAACTACGTCCTCAAAACCAACTGGAACGAGTTTGTGATGGCGAATGAAAAGGATTTCAAGAATAAGGAGAACACAGAGATTCAGGTTTGGTCGTTTCGCAGAAAGGAGAAGCTATGCTTTGCAATTACATTTTTGGAGAAAGATGTTGAAGGTCAAAACGACGCCACTTAA